From the genome of Orcinus orca chromosome 5, mOrcOrc1.1, whole genome shotgun sequence, one region includes:
- the HES1 gene encoding transcription factor HES-1 codes for MPADIMEKNSSSPVAATPASVNTTPDKPKTASEHRKSSKPIMEKRRRARINESLSQLKTLILDALKKDSSRHSKLEKADILEMTVKHLRNLQRAQMTAALSTDPSVLGKYRAGFSECMNEVTRFLSTCEGVNTEVRTRLLGHLANCMTQINAMTYPGQPHPALQAPPPPPPGPGGPQHAPFAPPPPLVPIPGGAAPPPGGAPCKLGSPAGEAAKVFGGFQVVPAPDGQFAFLIPNGAFAHSGPVIPVYTSNSGTSVGPNAVSPSSGPSLTADSMWRPWRN; via the exons atgccagctgatataatggagaaaaattcCTCGTCCCCGGTGGCTGCTACCCCAGCCAGTGTCAACACGACACCGGATAAACCAAAGACAGCATCTGAGCACAGAAAG tcaTCAAAGCCTATCATGGAGAAAAGACGAAGAGCAAGAATAAATGAAAGTCTGAGCCAGCTGAAAACACTGATTTTGGATGCTCTTAAGAAAGAT AGCTCACGGCATTCTAAGCTGGAGAAGGCAGACATTCTGGAAATGACAGTGAAGCACCTCCGGAACCTGCAGCGGGCGCAGATGACGG CCGCGCTAAGCACAGACCCGAGCGTGCTGGGGAAGTACCGCGCCGGCTTCAGCGAGTGCATGAACGAGGTGACCCGCTTCCTGTCCACGTGTGAGGGCGTTAACACCGAGGTGCGCACCCGGCTCCTCGGCCACCTGGCCAACTGCATGACCCAGATCAACGCCATGACCTACCCTGGGCAGCCGCACCCCGCCTTACAGGCGCCGCCGCCACCCCCTCCGGGACCCGGAGGGCCGCAGCACGCGCCGTTCGCGCCGCCTCCGCCGCTCGTGCCCATCCCCGGGGGTGCGGCGCCCCCTCCCGGCGGCGCGCCCTGCAAGCTGGGCAGCCCGGCTGGAGAGGCGGCTAAGGTGTTCGGCGGCTTCCAGGTGGTGCCGGCTCCCGACGGCCAGTTTGCCTTCCTCATCCCCAACGGGGCCTTCGCTCACAGCGGCCCGGTCATCCCAGTCTACACCAGCAACAGCGGGACCTCCGTGGGCCCCAACGCGGTGTCGCCTTCCAGCGGCCCCTCGCTCACGGCGGACTCCATGTGGAGGCCGTGGCGGAACTGA